The Endozoicomonas montiporae CL-33 genome contains a region encoding:
- a CDS encoding polysaccharide biosynthesis/export family protein codes for MKLTHAFGCAAALLLSVASYASVPAPESETSGPEVVEQATIRPVFGQNLFDGFRQAEFKGFNPDYKIAIGDKINLQMWGAYEVAVELDVDAQGNVFIPQVGPVKLQGVANKDLNKVVEKKVRSVYQSNVNLYASLNATQPVKIFVTGFVQSPGLYGGFSSDSILAFLAKSGGIRPESGSYLNVELKRGNKTRAFFNLYDFLLTGTIEQVQLQDGDTLVVNTRQGIAAFNGLVENPVQIEFAGGEIALGDALHMVGLMPEATHVRIARNQLTKRSVDYLPLEEARNVDISSGDEVTVVSDKMPGTISVSVEGEHSGQAIYVLPYGSTINDLMARLQPNERSNLEAMQLFREEVAQRQKAMLDVQLQQLEQTALSARSKSVGEAQLRQSDAESILQFVARARQVNPRGQVLLGQSQNRMDVMLKDQDRIVIPNNTVLVQVHGEVMFPNAMVFDDGNSINDYVNASGGYSQKADQSRVLVLHRDGSISRIEYKNGLFSSGLTKYEVKPGDEILVMPQIDLKTMQYTSDIMQVVYQVAMSAAVVLRL; via the coding sequence ATGAAACTGACCCATGCTTTTGGCTGCGCTGCTGCTTTACTGCTCAGCGTTGCTTCTTATGCCAGTGTGCCTGCACCTGAAAGCGAAACTTCTGGCCCTGAGGTTGTTGAACAGGCAACTATTCGTCCGGTTTTCGGACAAAATCTGTTTGATGGATTCAGGCAGGCCGAGTTTAAAGGCTTTAATCCGGATTATAAAATTGCCATTGGTGACAAAATCAACCTGCAGATGTGGGGTGCCTATGAGGTAGCGGTTGAGCTGGATGTTGATGCTCAGGGAAATGTCTTCATTCCACAGGTTGGTCCAGTAAAGCTGCAAGGTGTTGCCAATAAAGACCTGAACAAAGTAGTAGAAAAGAAAGTTCGCAGTGTGTACCAGAGCAATGTGAATCTCTATGCCAGCCTGAATGCGACCCAACCGGTTAAAATATTTGTAACTGGTTTTGTTCAGTCTCCCGGACTTTATGGCGGCTTCTCTTCTGACTCCATTCTGGCCTTTCTCGCCAAATCTGGCGGTATTCGCCCAGAGTCTGGTAGTTATCTGAACGTTGAGCTTAAACGTGGTAATAAAACTAGAGCCTTCTTTAATCTTTATGACTTCCTGCTCACAGGTACCATTGAGCAGGTACAGTTGCAGGATGGCGACACACTGGTAGTAAATACTCGTCAGGGCATAGCGGCGTTCAATGGCTTGGTTGAAAATCCAGTTCAGATTGAATTTGCAGGAGGCGAAATAGCACTGGGCGACGCTCTGCATATGGTTGGCCTGATGCCTGAAGCTACACATGTTCGTATTGCGCGAAACCAGCTGACTAAGCGTAGTGTTGACTACCTGCCACTAGAAGAGGCTAGAAACGTTGATATCAGCAGTGGTGACGAAGTAACAGTAGTGTCTGACAAGATGCCGGGCACAATCAGTGTGTCGGTTGAAGGTGAGCATAGCGGTCAGGCTATTTATGTTCTTCCTTATGGCAGTACGATTAATGACCTGATGGCCCGATTACAGCCTAATGAACGATCTAACCTTGAGGCTATGCAGCTTTTCCGTGAAGAAGTAGCGCAACGTCAGAAAGCCATGCTGGATGTTCAACTGCAGCAACTGGAACAAACTGCACTTTCTGCACGAAGTAAAAGTGTCGGAGAAGCTCAACTAAGGCAGTCTGATGCTGAGTCTATTCTTCAGTTTGTAGCCAGAGCAAGGCAGGTGAATCCACGGGGTCAGGTTTTACTAGGTCAAAGCCAGAATCGTATGGATGTGATGCTTAAGGATCAGGATCGGATTGTTATTCCAAATAATACTGTTCTGGTGCAGGTTCATGGTGAAGTCATGTTCCCCAATGCCATGGTGTTTGATGATGGCAATAGCATTAATGATTATGTAAACGCATCAGGTGGTTATTCACAGAAAGCTGACCAGTCACGTGTGCTGGTATTGCATCGGGATGGTTCGATATCTCGTATTGAATATAAAAACGGATTATTTAGTAGCGGTTTAACAAAGTATGAAGTCAAGCCGGGCGATGAAATTCTGGTAATGCCACAAATTGACCTGAAAACAATGCAGTATACCAGTGACATCATGCAAGTTGTCTATCAGGTGGCGATGAGTGCTGCTGTAGTGCTAAGGCTTTGA
- a CDS encoding ABC transporter ATP-binding protein has translation MITFDNVTKYFPTKSGRHYILKDVTLTLPGDKNIGVFGANGSGKSTLMNLLAGVDFPNRGKIKVDGDVSWPLGLAGYQGSMTGRENAEFICRVYGKSKAQFKERLDFIKEFSEIGKFFEMPLKTYSSGMKSKFSFAVSMAFDFDYYLIDELTAVGDKRFRQKCHDVFEEKKGRANFLFVSHNLNELKRQCDIGIFIKGGKIHVYESIDDAIKAYNAV, from the coding sequence ATGATTACGTTTGACAACGTCACAAAGTATTTCCCTACAAAGAGTGGGCGTCATTATATTCTTAAAGATGTGACGCTCACTTTACCTGGCGATAAAAATATTGGGGTGTTTGGTGCTAATGGTAGTGGCAAAAGTACCCTGATGAATCTGTTAGCAGGTGTTGATTTTCCTAACAGGGGAAAAATTAAGGTTGATGGAGATGTTTCCTGGCCTTTGGGGTTAGCTGGTTATCAGGGCAGCATGACAGGTCGTGAAAATGCAGAATTTATCTGTCGTGTTTATGGTAAAAGTAAAGCACAGTTTAAAGAGCGTTTGGATTTTATTAAAGAGTTTTCAGAGATTGGTAAGTTTTTTGAAATGCCACTGAAAACCTATTCGTCAGGTATGAAGTCAAAGTTTTCATTTGCTGTCAGTATGGCATTTGATTTTGATTATTACCTGATAGATGAATTAACAGCAGTAGGCGACAAACGTTTCAGACAAAAATGTCATGATGTTTTTGAAGAAAAAAAAGGGAGAGCAAATTTTCTCTTTGTTTCTCATAACCTGAACGAGCTTAAGCGTCAGTGTGATATTGGTATTTTCATAAAGGGTGGCAAGATTCATGTTTATGAAAGTATCGACGATGCAATCAAAGCCTACAATGCTGTTTAA